DNA sequence from the Falco peregrinus isolate bFalPer1 chromosome 1, bFalPer1.pri, whole genome shotgun sequence genome:
TGTGCAACCCTGGCCCGAAGTGTGAGCGAAGCGCCTGGCCACAGGCAGTGAGCACAGCTTTTTGTCTGCGCTGCCCCGTGGGCAGCACGGACATACTCAGCTGCCTGCACGAACTGCTTGTCCTTTGGACCGTGTGGTAGTTGCATGCACAGCGTCAGCTACTCCAGGGCAGCAACAACTCTTGTCTGCCAGGGAATTTACTGGCACTAGGAGTATCTGTACTGCAATTTGGGAACCTCTGCCCTGGAAGACAAGTTAGCCATTAACTGAAGAAGCTTTAGTTCATACAAATCAGGATTAGTGAAACCTGCTGGAATTGCATGCTCGTGCAAACCAGTTGGTTTCTgtgaacagcagctggaggtgtCCATAGGGTGTATATCCTGAAGCCTTCTTGTCCTCCACTGTATTGTGTTATTGCACCTCTTTGCCTGCTGGTTTCACATAGACTCTCTGTTGTGCAAGTTTTGTGTTTGCTTATGGTATGTACTCCTTTCTGACCTCCAGAAAAGTGAAGGTTCAGGTCAATACGTGGGTGAGGGCTGGTGGTAGGAATTACTGTGTGTATTACATGGGCTGGTAGCGGTGGGTTTGTTCCAAGGGGTGGCTTTCAGACCGCATGAAAAACGgtgaaagaagtgaaaatttCTACAATGCATTTTCATCAAGCTCTCTGCagtttgtctgggtttttttacacagcTGTTTTCGTTGTTTTACCACAGCTGGCAAATAaataccacacagccactcactcactaCTCCTCCTCCcagtgggaaggggaggagaatcaggaaaaaggtaaaactggTGGGTTGAGatagaacagtttaataattaaaataaaatacaataatagtaacaacaacaacaattgtgacgagaaggagagagaggaataaaatccaaaaggtaaaaaaccccaaatgatGCAGCacacagttgctcaccacccactaCTGATGCCCTGCCTCTCCCCAAGCAGCAACTGGCCCaccccagccaactccccccatTTATGTcctcagcatgatgttctgtggtatggaatatccctttggccagttggggtcagctgtcctggctttgtcccctcccaatttcttgtgcccctgcagccttctcactggcaaggcctaaggaactgaaaagtccctgacttaGGCTAActattacttagcaacaactaaaaatatcagtgtgttatcagtattattctcatattaaatccaaaacacagcattgtaccagctactgaaaagaaaattaactctatcccagccaaaaccaggacaatctGTTAGTGTACTTggtcctgttaaaaaaaaaaaaaaaaaagtgtttactTTTAATAGGCCCTGCCCTGAAGAGAAATCTGCTCTTTTCCACATAGTTACCATTTAATACAGTTTATCTTCCCTTGGCCTCTCACCCCTTCTTTCCAGGTAGTcagaaataacttcttttgGAAGCATTACAGGCGCTTTGATGTTAATTTTTTGGGCTTAGGTTTTTTGTCCGGTATTACTGATCATCTGTTTCTTAGAAGCAAATTCTTGTCAAAAGAACTGATTATGCTCaacaaattaaatgtttctggATGAAATAGGGTAAGAgaactttaaaaagtattttggatAGTGGTTGTAATGAACTGGCTTTTCGAAAgtgctcatttatttttaaactgaattacTTCAATTTTGGTTTCTGCAGAGGACTCATAGACATGAGTTGTTTACTCCTTCAGTGATCGTTGCTCATCCTGATGACAGTAGGAGCAAAttccaggtaaaaaaaaaaaagcttttttcttcttgcaaaggAAATGGTGCTTATGTTACATTTTAATGCAGTAATAGTTCTCCACTGACATCTTAGTTTTGCCTCCAGTATGAGTAATCAATGCAAACAAgttatttttgatcatttttaGCCTGTTTGtcaaaaatgcagttatttgtCTCAGATCAGCATGATGACCAAaccactgaaaagcagctaTGAAGTGCAAGAGAAGCATGGCTTCCTGCGGTGGAAGAACATTAGCTGTTCAGCTTAGTACACTTTGCTTCCCTCTGCTTGGGAATATTttccctgcttctttctttcataagCACTAAATTCACAAACCTATAGTTGAATAAGGTCATAACTTTAGTCTGTTCTGTTCCCATCTCAGCTTTCTCATATTAAACCCTCTCTACTATATTATACAGTTACTGCGTATTCtggaaaaaagatgagaaagggtgtgtgtgtcaCTGGGTACCAAAtaacagcttttgctttgctcagCTTCCCTGCTTGTCCCTTTTCAGAGCATGCCATCATGTAGAAAAAAGCAACTGACCTTAGCTGAGTGGAGCCTTTATCTCCATCTAGGCTTTATAGACATCTTTCTCCCTTGACTGCTTCCTATCCTCCCTGTCAGCACTGGCAAATGCATTGCTTATGTTGGTGTTGTAGGATGATTGTCTCTCCTAACTGCAGTTTGATAAAAATAAGTTTGTCCAGAAACTGCAGACAGCATGCTGTGCAATGTCACCTGCATCACTCTAGAGTGTTCTCTGTCATCCAAGGTTCCTCGATAAAAGTCACCACTGTTCCTGCATGGGTGCAGGCTGGCCCTGTGGCTCGGGTTGGATCCTCCTGCTGAGGATCCAATAACTGCAACTGACATTCTTAGGCAAGAGCAGAAATTGCCACTTGTTCTTTTCAgctttaattcagttttaaggaaaataatcacaataaatatttacttgCTAAGCAGTTCTTTATGCTAGCATCAGTTATTGGAAATCTTTTCCTAAACTGTGCTACATTTGACATTCAAAAATATGTCCCTGATTTTTCTAATGAGCCTGTATTTTCTCATAGCTCTTTAgtgtatttatgtaaaaatgAGTACTATGTGGTGCGTTGTCTTGCTTGCTTAAGAATAGATACATGGAGAGTTTGATTTAATTCTTATTTGATTCTTCACCTTTGGTTCCAGCTTAAAACAATAGAAACTCTATTGGGCAATACAGCTAAAGTGGGAGAAGTGATTGTGCTTGGGATGATAACTCAGCTTAAGGAGGTAGGTTGCTTTTCATTGTAGAGTATCTAGGTCACCAGTCATTCAACATTGTAATATATTAGAAAATGAGAAGACTTAAATATCTCACCACTTTATTCATCATATATGTCAGGGGCAGAACTCCTATCAACATCAGTGGTGCAAGATCCATTTCCTAAGAAGAGACTTTTCCACAAGCAGGTGGTTCTGGTGTGTGGGGGAAAATGTCTTCTCACCGCAGAATTTTGTAATGCTTTGAGTCAGCAACCAGAACCAGTTACGTTTTTCAGGTGTGCCCTTTCCTGAAACACTGGAGCTCACAGTGACTGTGTTTGGACTTGCCATTGCATTGGACTGTGACTGTAGGGGAGGGGTGCACCAGCAATCCAGACTGCAGCAGCTCAAAGGGAAGGTGCTAAGATACACTTGCTATAAGCAGCATTGTTTCCAGTTCTGCCAGTGTGTTCTAAGATCATGATGTTAAAGACAACTACATTATTTCTGACTGATAGATGATTCTGATTGAAGCATTTATGTGTTTGGATGTATTTTGCTTTAGtaattaatactgttttttagGGGAAATTTTTCCTCGAAGACCCTACAGGAGTCGTCCAGCTAGACCTTAGTAAAGCAATATCCTTTTCCTGTGATGTAAGAGTTGAAGAATTTCCTATAGACctggaaaattttaaattgaATAATAAATCAGTACtgactgttaaaaaataatgtatcgCGAATTGCAGCtctgtctttttccttcttttcaaattacttggttgctgcagctcagtgcCCTTGCACAGAGACTGTTAGGAAAAGGTTAGTATTCCTCCCAGTGGAAGCAGAGTGTGTTCCTGTTTGCAGGCTGTTTATGAACTTACCTGCTCAGTTACCAGGTAACTGTCTGGCTCTTAAGGCAGTGAACTTTCAATAGTGTCCAAATGTATTacaccagctggaaagcaaacTTCGGCTAAAAAGCTAGTTTAAGATTCCTGAtctaagaaaaatacatttcttaacCTTTCTGCACCAGTTCCACAGTGGTTTATATACTGAATCATGCTTTGTTTTGGCAGAAGGTAAAGCAGACTATTTTTCTTAGCTTGTAATAAGTTACTCTGTTAATGGCTGTTGCTGTAGTTACATGTCTGCCAGATGTGGCTGAACAGACAAGTCTCATGTTGACAAGGCTTGACCATAAGCAGTTGGTGACTGAGATTTTTGGccaaaagcttttcctgttACCTTGTGGGCTCTGGAGACAGAGAAGAGAGCTCTGCAAAATTTGTGGTTTTCAGCGATGCCGGTGGGATGTGagcatctgcagcagctttgAAGATTTGCCTTAGTTAGCCTGGCTCCAGCATGCTTGGAGGACATATGACTAGATTAGGAAGACGAACTAGAATAACTGAACAGTATGATTTAACAATCTGAAAATCCTGCTTTCTGTTGGAAAAGCTTTAGTCCTTCAGAGACTTTAATGAGTCTTCTCATTAAGATGATGTAAGGGCTTGCAGTTTTGGAGCCTTGCTTTAGCAAAATAATGGACATTTCTGTTTGTAGGATATTATTCTGTGCAATATACATAATCCCAGTCTATTTtctaataatgtattttatgcTTCAATTTTATAAAGTAAATAGAAGTTAGGAGCACGAATGATAGTGGGGACAAGTAGTTCCCTATTACTTCTGGGCCTCTAATGGGTGGGAGAGTTCTTGAGAAAGGGTGCAGTTGGACAGAGACTCTTCCAGGACAGGGCCAGCGAAAATGCTTCTGGTTCCCCTACATTCTTACTCAGTTGGGTTGAGATGGTTGTTCATGTGGCTGTGCAGCGAATCCATTCAAATAAGCATCTGGGGTAAAAAATAGTTGGTTTCTTGCTCAGCCTGTTTTCCAGCCAGATAGTTCCCTGGTGGTCTGGTTCACCGCTGAACAGCACAGGGACTGGTGCAATCACAAGAGAGGGGTTGATGGAGGCTGGGTCTAGCTATGTAGCGCAGCTGCCAACTGTCTGACTAATGTCTAGGACATGATGTTGttcaaaaaatgaaaggttATTTTGTTGTTCAAAAATTTCTTAGGCTGGTATGAAGATGAAGTTTTTCATGTGAACGCTTTTGGATTTCCGCCTACAGAGCCTTCTGCTACCACTAGGTATAAAACTGACTTTTGGCAGCCTCACTCCATATTTTGTTATGGGTTTCTAAGTAAGcgcattattattttataatttctgtGACATTAAAGTATGCTatccttccccatccccaaatgctccaaaataaatgcaattctAAGGAAGCAATTTTGGGACTTGCTGGTCCACTTGGATCAGTGCTAAAGCCTGTAGTGCTAGCAGAAAAACCCTTCCAAAGGCCATTGGGTTCTGCATATTAATGATAATTGGGATCTAAGCCCTTCTCAATTGCAAAACCAGGTAACTATTACATGGGAATAAGAAATTCCTACTTGCTTAAAGAATGGATGTGGGAAAGAACCCAGGATAAATATTACACTGAGATGATCTGCTGAGTTACAGCAAGGCAGTGCTCCAGCCTTATGTCTAGGTGACTGCCGTTTCTCTTCCTTGATTTCTTTGTGAGGTACTAAATGATTCTTGATACCATCTGAGCTACCTATCATAATGATAATAATTAAAATGGATTAAGTGAGTCATAATCAAAACTACTAACaatctgggaagaaaacagaactaaCCTGAATATTTTACTGATGTAGGGCCTTCTATGGGAATGTGAACTTCTTTGGAGGGCCTTCTTCAGCTTCAGTAAAGGCTTCTGCCAAACTAAAGCAGCTGGAGGATGAAAACGAAGATGccatgtttgtatttctttctgatgtGTGGCTGGACCAAGCAGAAGTACTGGAAAAGCTTCACACAATGTTTTCAGGTAGGTGAGAACTGCTTTGACTTTGAGCCATgttttagagattttttttaccGTTTTCCTTAGCCCTTAGCAGTTTTGATGGGTGGAGCTGACAAGTGCAGCAAGGCAGTCTGATGCCTAGCTGGTCCTTGGTCCTCAGCTGTGGCTGCGTCCCCTCCTTGGCATTGGCTGGGAAGTTTGACCCCATGGTGAGCTAATTCAGGGAACACCTCAGCAGGAAACTAATTGTCTTTGTTGGAGAATCGGTTCTATGCTGGTTTAGCTTTGTGAATTCTTCCATCGTGTGATCGTTTGAGTGGGCATCCCTGTCAGGCAGGGGAAACTTGACAGTGTAGAGCTGACAGCAAGACAGTGGTTTGTGTACCTTTCTTCAAAAGTATACTTGTaaacaaaaaaggcaacaaTTTTCAAGAGTCCTGTTATTACTGTATTGTGCATTTTTGATGAACTTCCATTTTGAGAACGCTAGAAAAAGCccaactgtattattttttgtaGGATCCCACTGAACCCAAGCCCAAAGCCAGTGCAGTCTCACTCTAATTTTAGTGTCAGCTATTTGCATTTCATGGTTGCTGTTGCATTTGTTTTGGATCTTTCtctaacagttttaaaaattgtattgtaTTATACTTTTGCAAGCTGAGACTTCCTTTTCATGAATCACTTAGTACTAATAGTTTTTTGGACAGTAGCCATTTTATGTGCTGTGACAAGAACATTTCCCTTGCTTGTGAAAGTTCTTCTAGgcttgttttaaagaaagctcCTTACTTGATCAGAGATCAGCAATCCCTTGAATACTTTCTGGTTCTACCAATGAAAAAATGTCAGTTACTCTTAAAATATGAACTGTTTCTTCCACACTTCATTACATTAGTAATGTTGACAACATTTGGATAGCAAGCATGTGTGAGATCTGTGAATTGCTTCTTTGTATTCCAGAGCAGTTTTGGAACAGCTTGTCCTGTCTGTCTTAGGTAGAATGGAAGTGTGAGAGGGtggctgctttaaaaataagcaacatAAAATTACGGGTGGGAGCTGTTACTCACCTAAAGAAAATTGGACACAAATTATGACACTCATCCAGAAGTTACAAAACCAGTTTGCTATCTTGATCAAAGTTGGCAAGATCCTTGAAGCAGACTGAACTTGACCCAAGATGCAtatgctgaagaaataaaggGGCTTTGGTCAGTGAGGTTGATATACTGAACTCAACTGGCAAAGATGCCTACATAGCATTTACTattttgagactttttttttttaatgggcaaGTAATAAGCTTCATAATTATAAACTAAAAATGATAGCTGAGTGGaatagcaaggaaaaaaacattgatGAGCCATTTCTCTGGTATAAATAATTCTGCCCTATTTACCAACTAGAAAAATAGTGAAGTAAATCCATGTCTGGTACTGCACGTTGGGAAAATTGAGAGTAACCTGGAACGTGAGATGAATGCCTGAgtagatgtttttatttttattttagggaTGGGAAttgggtttctttttccactCTTTGCTATAAAGCATGTGTTTCTGGGTATTTAGTGATATTGTGAGGATTCGTCAGGTTCTTGAAATGCTCAGACAATTCCAGTTACTGTTGCTTTGTAGTGCCAAATGGCGACTTAGATGTTGGTAGAGACCTTGAATTGGAATGATGCATGGGGTTTAATAGTAATCCGTTGCTACCTACCcactatttttgtctttaaggaaataatccattttaaaattgtattatcTATTTTAATTATACTTTGTTTAATTATATGACCTGGGTCAGTAGTTAGCTGGATACACACAAACAATGTTGTTGGAACTGGGCCTGTAAATAACAGAGGGCTCCCTTGAAGTGACACTTGTACATTGCCATCATTCtttttaagcaaacaaaagccTGTATCAAGAAAATAGTTCAGGTGTATTAATAGCAGCAGAGCTTGAAGTGCTGCTTCAGTTTCTGCCTTTCATGGAATGGAATGGAGGCTGAATGTGGAAAGATACTGAAGCGAATGGGTATACTCACAGATACTCTATTTTCCAGGTTATTCCTCTGCACCTCcaacctgctttttcttttgtggaaaTTTTTCATCTGCACCATATGGAAAAAATCAAATCCAGTCACTAAAAGGTAGGGAAGACTCTGTTATACACTCAGACATgtacattaaattaaaataatgatggCAAAACAAATTaggagagcagaaaagaaacccTCAGTTTCTAAGTGACACATTTTCTAATGTGCTGACATATAGGGGTGATTCATATAATGTGTATTTATTGTCTAACCAGCTGTTGTATCatagatttcttttcttcttactcTAGGTTCTTTGAAGGCTCTTGCAGATATTATATGTGAATATCCCAGTATTCATAAAAGGTACCCAGCGAATTGctacaaaaagggaaatttgtttcttttgtgaaacCTTTGCTTTACTTAATTGAAGAAACTAGCAGATACCATGTTTTCTCATTACTGTGAGCCAGCTATGATCAGATGGCAAGCTAGTCTTGTGACAGGACTCTTAAGTTTGTTTTGGGAGCAGTGTAAGGTTTTGATTTTATCTAAAATAGCTTGGGCATGGAAGCTGCTGTTCAGTAATCAAAAGTGAAACTGCCTCTGCCTGGAACATTTTCCACATGGATTAAACATAGCCCATGATTCCCCAAAAGTGCTATTTGGGTGAGTCGTTTTCCCCTGGAATTCCCTTGAAATCAGCAGGGTTctgcctcagcagtgctgctttatAAACTGATGAAGTCTTAATGCTGCTATGAGCACCTACAGGCTTTCTGTACCAGCCCCAGAAAATGTCATCTGAAACGCTGACAGCTGCCTACATGGAGGCACCTCATTGCTATCTTTTGCATTCTGGCATACATGGTTCTCCACGGCCACTAGTTTGAGAACTAACCAAAGCAATGCAAACCTGGAAAGGAATCTTTTATTTATCCCTTCTTGTGTCCCTGCTCTGTGGGAGCCCCATTTTGGGCCTGGAGAACTAAATCCCTTCTACAGACACTGGAATATACAAAGGCAAGTAAGCCAGGGAGGTAGCCAGGCTTTTCCTTTCTATCTTTGAATTTGTAACAGTAGCACCTAAGTAGCTCTGGTTCCTAGAATGGGCCCCAAAAGCTGGAATGGCCACAGCCTGCAGCTCTTCAGATGTGTGGGATATAAGCAAGGATATCTCCTGTACTGATCCTCTGTCCTGTGTCCCGGTGGGGTTCTCatggtgtgctgctgctggattaTCTGGGGTCCCTGTATGGGACTGTGGTGCCCATTACACTGAGTCTGAGCCAGGCTGCAAACCTGGtctctcccccttcccacagTCAGTCCCCCTTGCACGATGAACAGTTCTTAagatttcttctgcttcagtgaGCAGTGGATAGGTACCTTATGCCTTAGCTGTGATTTCCGTGGTTCTTAAGGCCAGGAAGAGCTGTCATCTCTGCCCTGAAATAGGTTATTTGCATGCATCTGTGGAGTAATGGCAATATATAACCAATGTTTAGATACTTCTAGGATCATTTTGCATAAACGTGGTACGTTGAACTTTTTACAGTAGTCGATTTGTGTTTGTCCCTGGCCCTGAAGACCCTGGTCCTGGTTCTATTTTACCAAGGTCAGTTTGCTTCACTTCCTcaaattttgtaattttgagTTAAATTGTTAAAGAAAGTAAGAATATTCATTGATAAATCTGTTGCTATTTATTTTAGACCTCCCCTGCCTAAAAATATTACTGAGGAATTCAGACAGCTGGTgccattttcagttttcaccaCAAATCCTTGCCGGTAACAGTGTAACTTACTGCTAGTTTTcatggtgttgtttttttttttttactgaatgtCTAATTTATGTGCAGatgtaattttcaaaaactaaaattttggaaaaatttgTCCCAAATTTCTCAAATTAATGGAGTTCTTCACTTGCATTAGTTGTAAGtagttttaaatacattaagaCATAAATAAATTAGTGATGAAGGGAAGTAATGCTAGAAGTTTGATAGCAAGTGTAAAAATCCTGTTCAAAAGGATTACGTTTTTTCTGAATCtggagggaatgaagggaagatgggaaagtgttttaattcaagtgtgctttttcattttgctctatTAGAAGGAGATCAGCTTTATAACGCAGCTTCCTATCTTTTAGTTTCATCTTAATGTATTTGATTTCATTAATGTTTTCCACTTAGGATTCAATATTGCACCCAAGAAATCATTATCTTTCGTGAAGATTTGGTAAACAAAATGTGCAGAAACTGTGTCCGCTTCCCTAGCAGCAACATGGACATTCCTAACCACGTGAGTGAGTTGTGTTCTGCACTTCTTGCTAAGATCTTGACTTCTTTTTTGATCAGCAAGTCTGCATCTGCTAGGATGCTCTGATCCGCATTCTCATGACACATTGCAAAAGTAACCAAGAGGGATGGTAAGAAGGATCTATACACATAGTATTAttacctttctttccttcttgacAGTAAAAGGACTGAAACCCCGATACTGATAGATGGCATTGAGTCATTCTGACTGTCCCACTGCAGGTGCCCTTGAACGCAGAACTTCATAGCAGCTGACTGTTAGTGTATGTACACCACCAATGAATGTCCTACCAAGAAACATTGATTCCTAAGGGCAAAGTTTAAtataaattaccttttttttaaaaaaaaaaaattggatcAATTTTCCAGTGACATTTGCAGTAAAGCAGCACGTCACTTTTCTGAAAGGTCACCTGCTTCTTCTGCCTTCCCACTTGAAGTCTTAATCCTGCTTTTTGATACATTGCCACAGCACTCTTGAGTTATGATTCTAGTTAATGAATGCACAGCAGGAGTTGATGTGACTTACTGATATAACTGAATGAGAATGAACCAGGCAATACTGGCTTATTGCAGTGATGGATGGAgtctgtttctgtttattttatagggttttgtttgtttgcttgacTCAGAAACTTGTTTTAGctctttcttgttttgctcCATCACAACAGTGCTCAGTTTCTTTGTGAACACAGCGAACCCATTGTGGACAATGTGTTTTTAGCGTGCATGTTTGCATACACATATGTGTATGCTGCAAGCTGTCACTTCCCTGTACTCATACAGGGCTTTCTCATgcttggaaagaaaggaatCTTGAAGAATGTAGAATTATATATTGTAACACTTCTGCAGATAATAGTATTGAATTGCTTTTGCATacttcagttttcctctgccttttctgcctgtcattagggttttttttaatgcagccaTCAGTGTAAAAAGATGAATGAGAGAGGGAAATTTTGTAACATTAGATTCAATTATTAGTATCTTTAGGCCTTGTACCCTATTAGTGGAATAACCGAGCCTATGCTTGgtacataattttctttcaatagCAGACCCTTCCACCAAGTTGCTGTAGTGATTTTGGCCCTTTGGGGAAAACAGAGCCTAACGGCAGCTACATAATCAattagaaagaataaaagctttCAAGGGGCTTGAGGAGAGAGTCTCAG
Encoded proteins:
- the POLE2 gene encoding DNA polymerase epsilon subunit 2; translated protein: MEPERLRRRLGSAFRLRGLLLRADALKYLAEAFESISEVELDNVIENVIDAVEKQPLSSNMIEQSTVEAAVQECSQASDETIENVFNIIGAFDIPRYIYNSEGKKFLPLSMTNFPVPNLFGTARDKAELFRERYSILQQRTHRHELFTPSVIVAHPDDSRSKFQLKTIETLLGNTAKVGEVIVLGMITQLKEGKFFLEDPTGVVQLDLSKAQFHSGLYTESCFVLAEGWYEDEVFHVNAFGFPPTEPSATTRAFYGNVNFFGGPSSASVKASAKLKQLEDENEDAMFVFLSDVWLDQAEVLEKLHTMFSGYSSAPPTCFFFCGNFSSAPYGKNQIQSLKGSLKALADIICEYPSIHKSSRFVFVPGPEDPGPGSILPRPPLPKNITEEFRQLVPFSVFTTNPCRIQYCTQEIIIFREDLVNKMCRNCVRFPSSNMDIPNHFVKTILSQGHLTPLPLYVSPVYWAYDYTLRVYPVPDMLVIADKYDPFTVTNADCLCINPGSFPRSGFSFKVFYPSNKAVEDSKLQGL